The following is a genomic window from Sorex araneus isolate mSorAra2 chromosome 10, mSorAra2.pri, whole genome shotgun sequence.
TATTTGATTAATATGAAActtttaagtattaaatatttaatgtatgcATTGGAAATCTTAAAATTCTGACAGATGATTATTATTGACTTATGATAGTAGCATGCACTTTGGTCGCTTAGTGAAAACAGCTCCTTGAACAAACATTTTGCAGTGACTTGAAAATTTTGACCAAATGTAAAATTTACGCCGTACTCTCCTCAATAAATGACATAAAAGGAAGGAATAAATAATACCAAAACGTTCTCACATCATCTGTGAAAAGTTTTATTATGCTCTAGATAAATACCAAAAAGTAACTGCCTTTTGTGAATCTACATGAGATAATATATAATAACTTAAAATCTaggttctctttatttttcatccaatgccttctcatttatcttttaattagcactgcactatagcactgtaatcccattgttcatcaatttgctcgagcgggcaccagtaacgtctccattgtgagacttgttgttactatttttggcatatggaatacgccacgggtagcttgccaggctctgccgtacgggcgggatactctgggtagcttgcccggctctctgagagggatggaggaatcgaactagggtcggccgcatgcaattaaaataaaaaaaaaaaatcattcccttTCTAGGAAAGCCCATGGCCCATGTATTTTGGtaaggaaaaaaagggaattaaaaagtagaaaagattTGGGGGCAAGTCTAGACAACTTCAGTAGGGTAACTATAGGGTATGGAAGGAAACTAATGCTGGTGGATTCTacagttttcatttctgttctccCTCCCCAGGTGATCGTGGAAAAGGCCCCGAAAGCCAGGGTGCCTGATCTGGACAAGAGGAAGTACCTGGTGCCCTCTGACCTCACTGGTAAGGCACTTTTCCTACTCGGCCTTTCCATGGCTGACCCTTCCTGCTTGTGTTGGATTGGGAGAGAGGCAATAGAATTGAAGAGTATGATTCTCCAGAAAGTTCCATGATTAAAAGGTGGTGACatgctcattttttttccatcactgggtttcttaaggattttttttttttttctttttgggtcacacccggcgatgcacaggggttacttctggctctgcactcaggaattactcctggtggtgctcaggggaccatatgggatgccgggaatcgaacctgggtcggccgcgtgcaaggcaaacgccctacccgctgtgctatcgctccagccccacttaagGATTTTTTAATCAGTATTTTTTCTTGAGTTTAGAAAGGCAAGGTACCAGACATGGAAAGGGGGATCTGATAATCCGTCACAGAAAGCAGTTCAAGTTCAGCTTTGTGATTGTGACATACATTTATTCCAAAGGGAAATCCAAGCTAATTTCTTGGGACAATCACATTTTAGAGAGTCGTGGCTCAATGCCTTGTTCCCTTAAGTGCTAGATTTGGGGTAATGCATTTTGCAGCTCTTTTTTGGCATGACAGAGAACATGTCCGTGTCCCACCCTGCTCCTTTCTGGAATAATCGCAGTATCCAGGTGCCACTGGACAGACACTAAGAGTTACATTTGTTCCAGAATTCCTAGATTTGAATATCAGCCTCAAGAACTTTTTTCCAGAAAGTTCTGTAAAAGGCAGACCATTGACCCCCACTCATTGCTGAAACGCTGAAATGAGTGAGCTGCTAAGATGACCAGGGTCTAGATGACCTTGCCCTACACATCCATCACTGGTTTGTCCCTGGGTGAGAAGCAGGAGGGAAGTGCATTCCAGACACACAGACAGTGACGGGAATGTTTTGGTCTGGTACATCTGGGACCAACTATGTGGTCTGAATATGCAAATTATGTTCCCTTAAAGCTGTCTCAGGCTTTTAAGTGGCTAGCATGAGGTCCAAGAGTAAGGTAGGGGAATGATTGAGGGATCAAGCCCTCGGGCCCGTCGCTGGGGCTATGGGGATATCCCGGCTTCTTTGGGTGTTCACATTATGGATGAAAACCTTTCCGGCATTGTTGGCACAGTCCTGCTGCTAAATACAGCTGGGAACTTTCAAGGGAACAGGTgctgcaggatttttttttttttccgtgctAATCCTCCTGTTAATCCtttgttttcctcatttttgCCTGCCTTTTCTCCAATCTTTCTCCTCTATCCAGTTGGCCAGTTCTACTTTTTAATCCGGAAGAGGATCCACCTGAGACCGGAGGACGCCCTCTTCTTCTTTGTCAACAACACTATCCCTCCCACGAGCGCGACCATGGGCCAGCTGTATGAGGTAATGGCCCAGCCCCGACAATCCCGGCCCGGCCCGTCTGGCCTTCTCTGGCTTTTGTTCCAGGCCTGTTGATAAGACACCTGGGAAGTGGGGCAGAAGGTGTTGTTTTCTGAGGCTCTCTGACTTGCGGCTGAGTGAAGCTCTCTCAGATTAGATATCACTTGTCCTTTCAGGGTTCAGCGGACCTTTGGGTGCTATGTATGTGAATTCATTCTCAGACCTCCCGCAGTGCTTTAATACTGGATCCTCTGCTTTGAAACAGCCTGAAATGGTTCCtgatgggaaaaaaaatccaagtgaaATGAATTGTTCAGTTGAGGCAGATATTTGAAATCGatccatttaaaacaattttaaaatttttttttttttattttttgctttttgggtcacacctggcgatgcacaggggttactcctggctcatgcactcaggaatcactcctggtggtgctcaggggaccatatgggatgctgggaatcgaacccgggttgaccacgtgcaaggcaaacgccctaccctctgtgctatcgctccagcccccataaaacaattttttttttaagagataagTTTCTGTTGAAGAGAATCGTTTTTTGGTTTAGATAGTTAGCTCTCGAAATCTAATGAGAAAGTACAGTAAAGGATTGTGTCTTTTTTATCACCCAAGATTGCAAATATATTACTCCGTGATGTCACTTCTGGAACTGCTTCTGATTATGCCTTGGGAATGAATTGTGCGATCTTTCCTTCCGTAACATATATTCCCCCGTTAGTATATATATTCCAGTGTGTATGTACGTTTTCCTTTTGCCTGAAAGAGCTTCTTTAGAGCTAGACCCAAACTGTAGCCACATTCCCGCCCTTCAGACTATGACGTTTTTCCATGAAAGATTGTGCGTTTTCTGGGAACGTGCGTCAACTTCGATACCCAAAACTTTGCAAGACCCGGTGAGGTTTAGAATCTAGAGCCCACCACTGACTGTGTCCTCCCAACCCTTGCTCTCGTCTCTCTCCGTAGGACAACCACGAGGAAGACTATTTTCTGTACGTGGCCTACAGTGATGAGAGCGTCTACGGGAAGTGAGTGGCAGAAGCCCGGCAGATTGGGAGCACCTGGACtcggggggagagaaggggggtgtgtgggacttgggggacgaGAGGGGGGCTCCCACCATGGAGGAGACAGAAGGTGAAGACATCTGGAAACACTACACCGCACACACGTCATCATATTTTTACATGCTCCATTGATAGATTTCCCTGCTTCCTCGGCCCAGGGAGAAGGCGGGTCACGACAGAGCTGTGAGGTTGGCGTTGCCAGGCGGGAGGGCGGCTCAGACTCTCAGTGTGGCTGGGATTTCGTGGAAGAGGCAGGCGGAGGGcaggttggggccagagataatTGCGGACCACCAATCGTTTCCCCTTTCTCCGTCTAATTGGCACACGCCCGGTAGAGAAAAGGGGTTGGGAGTGTTTTAGGACTCCAGAGAGGGGACCATACTCGGGGACCAACTGGACGCGTCGCTAAGGCATTCTGAGCCCTGATCTCTCCCATCCGTACACTCACTCCCCCTCGTctcattcaaaaaaataaaaataaaaaactcccaCACGAACATCATGGTACCGCGCTGGCGTGGGGAGGGGGCATTGGAGACCGTCGTGTTTCCACGGCGCTCTCTGAGCCCTGGGGAAACCCGGGACCAGGCCCGAGGGATGTTTATGGTTAGGAAGATGGTTTTGGGCAGCTTTCGACTGGAGTCCACTCAGTATTGAGCACCTCTGTCTAGCCTGCTGGCTCCCTGCAGGCCTTTCCCTCCGCACCCACCTGGGCCCGGAAGGAGCCTCAACCACGACCCAGCCCAGGCTGCGGCCACTGCTCCAGCCTCGTCCAAACGTCCCTGGAGAGGGACAAACATCTCCTCGGTAGGAGAGGGCAGGTATGGGGTCCAGCTGATTTAGTCtgggccccacctccccccaacccagaATTTTCGCTGCttccccccctcccaaccccccctcgATGTTTTCCCTTCTGTCTCATACGCACAGAAACGCTAATTGATGGCCAGCTGCTTCcctcttgtgatttttttcttttaccgcAGCTGCTAGTTAGGCAAGTTGAAGAGGAAtgccttcccccaaccccccgacCACACCCCAGTAATTCAGGGGATTCTGatgattttgatcatttttttcactTGATGTGGGGGGtatggcaggggcgggggtggggcgcagGAATCGCACACGGGCGCGACATTTCCATTCATCTCTGCTCAAGGAAAAAGGGGTTCAcacagaggggggcgggggggacgctGTGTGTCCGTTGCGTCCGCGGCAGGTTCCTGTATAATGAAGTCAATGCTGTCAggccaaggaaaataaaattattgcataCTTGGAAAACCCAGCCCGGGTCCTGCGgcgttgcctttttttttttttttaatttagcggCCCCTGCGATCCATGGCAGATGGAGCTGGAGCAGAAAACCcaagcgtgggggtgggggtggctgggaggaAAGAACGCTCGCAGATGGTCAGACAGACACGCTGCCTCTACGCGTTATTTATTGATTTCGTGGCGCTGGGAtggagcccaccccaccccccccccccccggcacaaagtcgggggggaggaagggggtggaGGTGTCTTACTACCAAGCCTCcgccctgaagtgctcaggactcagcaTCCCCCCGGCGAATGTGGAGGTGTGCAGTGCCGCGTTTCCCGGCGGTGGGTCCGTGAGATCTGCTCCTTGGCAGATCCCGCCCTTGCTGCTACCTCCTGCGTTTCTCTATGCTGCAGACGGGAGTGCTCACTTCTTCATGCGAGGGTGGGGGCTTGGCGTGCTTACTAGAGACGCAGATGTCTGGATCTCCCCCGTTTAGTCCAGGCTGGGCCTCGGAGTAGGTGTCTGTGCTTTGACAGGTGTAGGtgcctcctgctggctctgccGCCCACGGGAGTCTGAAGCTTAGATCTGGGGCCTGGGTTTGCTGTGGGACCCGACCTGTTCTGTTTGCTCCTGCGTGTCTGGGTCAGAGACCCTCTGTGAGGCAGCACAGGGAACTGAGATCCAGCTCTGGGGTCAGAACAAACTGCTTCATCTTCTGAAGACGAGGGCCTGCCCTCCATTTGAGCGCTCCGCTGGTGTGCACTAGGAGAGGAGACGCAGCGGCTTCAGGAAAACTCTTCTTGCCTTTCCCCCCATCTTGAACTACTGAATCTCTTGCAGTGATATCCCCAAGCCTGCTTCTGGGGTTCGTGTGTGAGAAAGGAAACAGATCACAGACAGGCAGTAGCCGGTCCTTGCTGGCCTGTGGCAGGAACCTGTCCACCACCAAGGGCCCATCAGCTCAGCGAGGAAGGTAACTGAGGATGAACAGGGAAGGAAGCTCAAGTTCAGCAATATACAGGAAAAGAcagatggggtgggagagagagtatagcaggtagagcgtttgccttgcaagtgaccgacccaggttcgatccccggcaccccatgtggttccccaagcattgccagaagtgattcctaagtgccaagccaggattaacccctgagcactgccaggggtggcccaaacaccaaaaaaagaaaaaaaatagaaaatgatggaAACCCCCAGGGATTCTTCATATGACGTCAAAACATTGACTGGATACccgttccccgagcaccactgcgGGGTGTACCACCCTCCAAACAAGTACTTTGTGCCCTCCAGGTACACCGTGTCCAAGGCCGCCGCTTACCCAGTTCCAGCGGAGACTAGGAAAGCAATGCCGTTCCCAACCAGCTGATTGATTGGCTCTCTCTTTTTGCTCCCAACGCAAATTTGTTTTGtggacacattaaaaaaaaaaaaagtttgttcttTATTGCGAAATCAGAGATGGAGATtgccaaagagcaaaacaaacagCGGTTCAGTTCTGACCAGAGGGAACTGGGTGGACAGGTGTGCCTCCGGCTGCAGGTCCAGGTGCTGCGCTGCCCCCACGCTCCCCGTGCCATGGACACCATGGCCGGTTCCTGCCAGTTACACTGAATCTG
Proteins encoded in this region:
- the GABARAPL1 gene encoding gamma-aminobutyric acid receptor-associated protein-like 1 translates to MKFQYKEDHPFEYRKKEGEKIRKKYPDRVPVIVEKAPKARVPDLDKRKYLVPSDLTVGQFYFLIRKRIHLRPEDALFFFVNNTIPPTSATMGQLYEDNHEEDYFLYVAYSDESVYGK